One window of Nocardioides dongkuii genomic DNA carries:
- a CDS encoding 3-methyladenine DNA glycosylase → MEVLDAETWQACATAHAERVDAFVAPHLARRETGVKHPVHDFLFTYYSQRPAQLRRWHPGYGVRLLDAPAYDGLKGYADGTVTTAYVRKQRPMVEALHRLLSATAARPAHFGCFGLHEWAMVHRLADDETRHADWPLRLGGAGTDAVVESHRIGCSHFDAFRFFTPSARPLNTLSPTAADRPDFEQPACLHAGMDLYKHAFRLTPMVSSDLVADCFELARDIRELDMRASPYDLADLGFEPVRIETAEGKQEYAAAQRAFAERGSPLRARLIDECLRLLAVG, encoded by the coding sequence GTGGAGGTGCTGGACGCGGAGACCTGGCAGGCGTGCGCGACGGCACACGCCGAGCGCGTCGACGCCTTCGTCGCGCCGCACCTCGCGCGGCGGGAGACCGGCGTCAAGCACCCCGTCCACGACTTCCTCTTCACCTACTACTCCCAGCGGCCGGCGCAGCTGCGCCGCTGGCACCCCGGGTACGGCGTCCGGCTGCTCGACGCCCCGGCGTACGACGGGCTCAAGGGCTACGCGGACGGCACCGTGACCACGGCGTACGTCCGCAAGCAGCGGCCGATGGTGGAGGCGCTGCACCGGCTGCTGAGCGCGACCGCCGCCCGGCCCGCGCACTTCGGCTGCTTCGGCCTGCACGAGTGGGCGATGGTGCACCGGCTGGCCGACGACGAGACCCGGCACGCCGACTGGCCGCTGCGCCTCGGCGGCGCCGGCACCGACGCGGTCGTCGAGTCGCACCGCATCGGCTGCTCGCACTTCGACGCGTTCCGCTTCTTCACCCCGTCGGCGCGGCCGCTGAACACGCTCTCCCCCACCGCCGCCGACCGCCCGGACTTCGAGCAGCCCGCGTGCCTGCACGCCGGGATGGACCTCTACAAGCACGCGTTCCGGCTGACGCCGATGGTCTCCTCCGACCTGGTCGCCGACTGCTTCGAGCTCGCCCGCGACATCCGCGAGCTCGACATGCGCGCCTCGCCGTACGACCTCGCGGACCTCGGCTTCGAGCCCGTGCGCATCGAGACGGCCGAGGGGAAGCAGGAGTACGCCGCGGCGCAGCGCGCCTTCGCGGAGCGCGGTTCACCCCTCCGGGCGAGGCTGATCGACGAGTGTCTGCGGCTGCTCGCGGTCGGTTAG